TTTTGTGTGTCCTGATGTTAAGAAAATCTTGAACATGTTTAAGGCACTTCTAATATTACCACAGGATAGGCATTCCATAAATTTTAGTATCTCAATGCCTCTGTCATTCTCCAAAATGGAGGCTAATATTAGTTTTAGGAAAGACTCTAAATCTGCAATTTTTACCTGAAATGCACCAAACGACGCATAAAATTCTGTTGCTTCCTTCTGGATTTTAGTTAATGCAAACCTTAACCTTTTGTCTAAGACTTCTGTAAAACGAGGAGCTCTTAAATGGTATACATGATTATGGTATGCATCAAATATGCCTACCTTACTTGCTTGCCAATACGATTCTTCTCTAAGTGAAATAATTGATAGGCATTTAAAGTTTCTCGTTAAAATATTAGCATATTCATAAACTTTAGTTTGGAATGGGGCGTCTTTTTGATCGGCGTTATCAAATATAACGACAACTTTAATACCATAATATTCAGATAGGTATTTGATTAGTCGCCCTAAATGGGCAAATTTATCCTGCTTCCAGGTGTTTATTTTGTGGGAAATTTCTATGTTGAAATCGCTGATGTTTTTCTCTGCGAGTGGGCTTAATAAACCTTTTTTTTCTTTTGTTATTAAGTCGCGATAAATTGCATTAATAATATTCCAATTTGACAAATTATATTTTGCATTACTTTCAAGCTTTTCTATAAGCTGATCTAAAATATATTCCTGATATTTTGCTTCATCAGGTGGACCTTTTAAGAAATTAATAGTTATTGGGAATATTCTCCCCTTAAGCGAAGCATCAATTTTAATTTCGAAAAACCACCCCAAGAATGTAGACTTCCCTACGCCAAGGCTTCCTATAAGTAAAATAGGAATTTCAGTTGAATTCCCAATAGAATAAGATTGCAAATCTTGTTCTATTTCTTCTTTTCCCGAAGGTGATTTTAGTTTTATTCTTTTGATATTGGAATCTTCAAAAGGTAAATTGTCTTTAAGTAAAGCTTCTAAATTGCTCTCATATAATGTTAGCTCGCTATTTAGGCAATAACAATTTTTTAATGCGTCCTTATTGCTAAGCTCAACAATATCTGAAAAATAATTTTCTATTACTTTATTTAGTGTATCACTAAAATTATTTCTAAAAATTGTTCCGTTCGGATCGGTTAGTTTCTCAATAAGCCTTACTCCCATTACTCCGCTATCTTCGGATGATAAATACTTATCTAGTGAATTGTTAATGAAGTTTGGGGCATGCAAGATATTGTAAAAATCCTTATAATTATTTTCTATGTCAGTTAAATCTTTGAATACTATACAATCCCCTTCATCCCAAGGAATTCCATCTACCCTTGTTGCGACAAAAATGATTAGTTGAGTTCCATTGGTTATTATTGCATATTTAATAGATCTTAATGTGGCGTAGTGTTTGACTTGCTCTATGGCGCTTTCTACATCTTTTATTTTAGATATAACACCACTAATTTTATATTTACGTTTTGCATCGGCAGGGAAGTCAAAAATAAAATTCTTCTTTTTGGCTTCTACCACAAGAATAGGAATCTGTGTCCCAAATATATAATCTATCCTAAAGATATGTTCTTTGTCAGTGGCACTTGATTCTCTTCTTATATTTGATTCGCTCCAACCCAAACAGTCAATAAATAACTTATCAATAAATTTACATCTGGTATCTGATTCCGAAAGAAATTCTTCTTTGTAACTTTCAACATTACTTTTATACTTTTTAAATTCGATTAGGGATTCATCTGCATTCATAAAATATAATTATAAGAAAGTCAGCGTAAAATAAAAGCTTATTTGAATATAATTTAAAGTACTGCTAGTGTCAATGAAATACCTTATATATTAGGGATTTTCAAGAAGTAATTTAATATTTTTATTTTAGTATTTACATTTAACAGTGCCATTTTAAGTTTAGTTTTGTTCTCGTGGATACTCCCCATCTTTCGCTCGAACTACCCCTATGAGTGCGCCGGGATACGCCTATCTCTTTGTCTGATAGCCCCCATCCCTCTGCCCGGTAATTCCCATCTCTGCTTCTAATAAACCCTATCTCTTTGCCCGATAAACCATATCTTTCTATCTTATAACCCCCATCCCTGGCCGGGTCTGTTCCCATCCCTTTTACCGGCTATTCCCATCAATAGGGCAGATAACCCCCATTTCTGGCGTCATCAGCCCCTATTCCTGGGCCGGACTACTCCCATTTCTATGGCAGTATACCCCCATCCCTTTGCCCCATACCCCTCCTCCCTGGCTTACCCTACCCCCACCCCCATATAAAAGTCCGAAATATGCAGTTTTGGCAGTCCGGTAAATTTTACCTAACCGCATATTTTGTTTGTGGTTATGTCAAAAATCGCATTTCCCAAAAGTCCAGAACTCCGGACTAACCCCCTATTTAGTGGAAGGGCAAAGAAAGACCTTCCAGGAGGTGCGTTATGAGAAGATATACAGTAAGCGGATTGGCGCTGATTGTCGGGTTGCTGGTTTTTGGATTCCCCATAAAGGGGCAAAGCCCACAAAGCCCGGAAATACTCATTGTGGACTTGTCTAAGAAAGCACCAAGTAATCCCTACCAAACAGAGTACGAGAAAATGCTCTATCCTACCGTAAGGATAAAAGCATTGTTTTCTATGGGCACGGGAGTCGTTATCGATGACTACATTATCACGGCGGCTCACGTGGTTGGCAACAGCTCAACAGTCACTATTGAATTATTTCACCCTGATAATGTAAAATTAGAAGCAAGCGTTGTCATTACCGATACGGGTAAAGATTTAGCCTTGCTTAAACCGGCTAAACCGCTTCTTTATTCCGCCCGGCTGGCGCCGAAGGATTATACCCCATACATATTTAGCCCTATCTGGACCGTTGGATGTTCGCTCGGATTAACACCCCGTCCATCATCCGGTATCATTTCTGTTATTGAAGATACATATTGGGAAGTGTCTAGTCCTGTATTACCCGGTAACTCTGGAGGACCCGTCTATACGTTAGTCCCGTCGAATGACGGGAACGCCTCCACTTATGAAGTAATCGGAATCGCCGTCTGGGTGCGCATCTACAAAGACCAGTTAATAACCACCATGGCGGGAATAGTCCCGATTAGTGAGATTTATGAATTCTTAGGGAATGTCCCGACGGAATAGTCGGGATCTAAGAGCCAGATAACGCCCTGCCTCTCCTTATGGCGCGGCAGTGCTAACTGGCTCTAAGAGAGGTCTATATGAAGAAACCGGATGAGGTGACGACCTGCGAGTTCCTGTATGAGCACGTTTACAGCAAGCCGGGCTTATACGAGCCGGATTTTCAGAAGATTCGGCCGTACCTGATTCCGCTCCGGTGCTTCGGCAGTCTGCGCCACCTGGCCAAGTTTGCATTGGATAACAAGAAGGCCGTGCGCGAGAGCCTGGCCGCCGACCTTAAGGCGCTGGCACGGCTCTATCCCTGGATGCGAAACCAAATCCTTGAGGTGCTCCTCTTCGTCTGCTGGCCGGACTTGGCCCGGGGCATAGAAACGGATGACGATGACGAACGGTTCTACCAGAGATACACGCGCTTGATAGAGGATGTGTTGGGTAAGATTGAATAAAGAATTTAACCACAAAGACACAAAGGACACAAAGTAAGTCAGATCGGAGGGCTTGTATGCGCAACAAGTCCGGCCGTTGAACATAAATCCTATGAGTAAACTGATTAATCGGTTCAATCCGCTTAATCCGCTTACTGAAAGGTTGATTGGAGGTGATTAATATGCCATTTACAAAAAAGTTTGAATTGCGGCTTTATGTCGCGCCGAACCGTGAAGTGGCCGGAGATATGCCGGACCGTTGGGTTGAGGGGCTCAGCAACAACACCGGGCGTATCTATGACCGACTGACTGCCAAAGTGCCCGATGACGGGACTTTCTTTGACACGCTGGCCAACCCGTCCACTAACGGTTACGAGGACGTCCTTAATCCGGCTTACCGGACCAGGGGCGGACGAACGACCGACATAATCAAGGCGATGAAGCACCAGAAGATGGCCAAGGCGTACGAACGGTGGTTCAGCCGCTTGACCCAGAAGATGAGCGCCAACAACGGGCAGGCTTTCAAGACCGAGGTTGCCAATGCCAAGGATTGGTGGGCAATCAAGGCGTCTGAAACGACCTTGCGCCTGACCGGGGACAAAGTCCGGGGCAGGGGCCCGGCGCCGGTGGCGACTTTTTGGCTGGTGGGCGACCGCCGGGCCAAAAGCTGGGTGCCCGTAGGCGATTTCCTGGATGGTTCGCCTTACAGCATCGCTCGCGACGGCGAGGAACCGGCGCTTAAGACGGCACTTCAGCAGAAACTGATCCAGGGCGGGCTGTTTGTTGACTTCACCGGCAACAACGCCGCCGTCATTGCGGCCCAGAACGGGCTGAATGTGTCGCTCCTGAACGGTTTCAGGGACACGGCCAAATGCGATATCTTCGTGACCACGACCGGAGCCGATAAGTGCTTCTGCCTGTGGGAGGTCGATACCGAAGGCCGGCTTAACCTGCATGTGCAGGTGGGGATCACGGTCTAAGGCAACAGAAACGGGGCGGACTGCAGCCGCCCTTGTTTCCTTTTAATTCAACCACGAAATTAGGAAAGGACACGAAAACACGGAATTATTTAGTGCTTTAATATTTTCGTGCTTTCGTGGTAAGATTTATATGTATAGAAGAAGATATTTCACAGACGGGCAGGTGACTACTCCGCAGATTACCGAGAACGCCATTACCGAGGACAAAATAGCCAGTGATGCGGTGACTTCACCCAAGATTAAGGACTCGACCATCACCACCGAGGACATCGCCGACAAGGCCGTCACCCTGGCCAAGCTTGGGGATGACGTCCCGGCCGTGGGCATACCGGACAACTCCATCACCGGAGCCAAGATAGCCCTGGACACCATTGAGAAACAGAATATGAAGTCTGCTTCGGTGGACACGGCGGAGCTGGCAAATCAGGCAGTGACCAGAGAGAAAATCCGGGATCTGGCTGTGACAGGAGACAAGATACAAGACGCAAGTATTAATCCGCCTAAGGTGGATGCGGTCAATACCCCGGCAGACGGACAGGCCCTTACATATGAACAGGCTTCGGGCAAGTTTAAGTATGCAACGCCGGGCGGAATCACCAGGCCGATTACGCCGCCGATAGCCAACGCAGAGATAGCGGATAGGGCGGTGGATTGGGTCAAGATTGCGCTGGCCTCCATCAACCACGAGTTGCTCTACAATATCGCTCCGCCTACGGACGGGCAGATTCTGTCCTTCGACGCGGCTACCGGCAAGTTCAATTGGATAGCTCCGCCAACCGGCGGTGCGGGCGGGATGCAGTTGACCCTGTTGTCTTCGCAACCGTTGGTATTCTCCGAGAACTCGATGGCGGATGTGGACCAGCTCATAGACCTGTCAGCGGTGATACCGGTGACGGCTCAGGCGGTGCTGGTCGAGATGCAGTTCAACGCCATGTCCGTCCCGGTCGGGATGGAGCAGATTCTGACCGTCCTTGGCCGCCGGTCCGGTTCTGACTATGGGAACTCGACCATACACTTCATCTGGCAGAATACGGCCGGGAACAACAATAATGCCTATAAAGAGGCGACATTAGCCACGGATGGGACACGGATGATTCGGGTAATGGCAACTAAGAGTGGGGTGTTTACTTCGATTAACATTTGGATAAAAGGCTATTGGGAATAACTAACAGTGACTTGTAAGAGACTTTCAAGAGACAAGTGTCGGGGGCGCTGAATCTTCAGCGCCCTTGGTGTCTTATTTGTATGCATCTATAGGGGGATTGCCTTCTATCCAATTACTTTCTTTTATTTCATACTCAAAGTCTGCCTGCTCTTTAGCTTTTTCTATAGTATCATGCAAAGTATCCCCTGCAAATTCGCCTTTTTCATCATAGCGAAATAAATAGAAACCATCCTTATCAGATTTCTCAATTACAACCCACTTTGCAGGAGGCATTTCTTCTGTTTGGATAACTTGGTCATCCTTAATAATTCCCCAATAATTCTTTGATTTTCCCGTAATCTTTTTAACTAATGCGTATAGTATCATATTTCATCCCCCGTCTATAGTCCGTAGTCTTCCCGTCCGGCGGCTACTTTGCGCCGCCCGGCCTACTTCTTTTCCTGGCTGAGTTTGCGGATGTCCTTGAGCTCGGACCGGATTCTGCTCATCAGGCTTTCGGATATGTCGCGGTGGCCTTTGACGAACGTCCGGTATAGCTCGACCGCTTCATCATACCTGCCCTGGTTGACCAGCTGTTCGGCCTTGGCCCGGAAGTCGCTGAAGTCGGCGTCGGCCTGATGTTGCCGTTCGACAGCCATTTCCCGCTGGAGCCGGCTGTATTCTCGGGCGGCTACGGCCGCGGCGGCTGTTTCGTCGTAATCGAGGATGAAGTCCTTGAGCTCGTTGCTCAGGACGGCGTATTGCTCTTTGGCTCCGTTCTTTGTCCGGGCCAGCAGCGGGTCCAGCTTGAGCTTGGCCTGGGCCTCCCGCTCGATGCTCTGGCTGATGTCCTTGATGCCGGTGTTGACGTATTCTTTCCAGCCGGAGACCATAAAGAAGGGGTTGGACTGGACGTTGCGGTAGATGTCCAGCGCCGGCTGGAACCGGCCTTCCTGGAGCTCCAGGTTGGCCCGCTTGAGTGCGCGCTCGACTCCGGCGTCGAAGCCCATATAGCATAATACCAGGGCCAGATCAACCACCACCCAGACCACCAGGACGAAACTGAACTTCATAAATGTCTTCATATAAGACCTTTCTATTTAACCACTGAGAACACTGAAAACTCCGAGTTAAGAATACTTTTTAGCCACGGATGAGCACGGATTAAGTTGATAAATATTTAATTCCTTTAGCCACGCCTGCCCGAACTGACGGCCGGTCAGGCGGGAATTAACACTAATTTATTTCTTTTCCTCCGGCACGCCCAGTTCCTTGAGCGCTTCTTGAGCCCGATAGCGCATGAATTCTTCAGGGTCGGATAATAACTTCTTTATGGCCGGGGCGGATTCTTTAGCTTTTAAATTCATCAGGGCGTATACGGCTTCGCCGCGCACTTCGGAGTAGGGGTCGGAGAGCAATTTGGTTATCTCGGGTATGGCTTCTTGGGCGCCGACGCCGCCCAGGATGCTGACGGCGGCGCTGCGAATAATATCGTCCGGGCTTTTGAGCAATTCCAGCATGTCGGAAATAACCGCTTTGCCGCCTAATTTTATAATCGCTCCGTCAAGCATGCTGCCGCAACAACAGGGAACGCGATAGCCGTCTTTCAAGAATTTCACCAGAACCGGCAGGGCTTCTTTGGCGTCGAACGCCGCAAGCTCCCGCGCGGCGACGAGCGGGCCGTCCCAGTCATACCCGGTTTGCATGCCTTTATATTTTTCTATTTGGGCAATCAGCTTGGGGATGCGGATTTCCCGAGGCTCGGGTTTAGGCGGCCGAAACATGCGGGTGCATAAAATGCTGCCGCCGAGGACCGCCAGAAACGTCAGGCCTATGCTTATGCGCAGGAATAGGTTCATTTCTTATTCTCCTCCGGCACCTCGGTGCCCAATTCCTTCAGTGCCGCACGGGCCGCTCTGCGAATATCTTGGTTATTATCTTGTAGTAGTTTAGCAAGATCAGGAATGGCTTCCTTTGCGTCAAGTCGCCACAATGCCTCAATAGCCATGTTACGAACACCAAATATTTCTTTATTCTGTAATAGTTGGATAATATCTGGTATGGACTTTTTAGCGTCAAGTTTCATCAATGCAATAAGAGCCGACTTGCGAACCCTTGAGTCCTTATCTTTCAATAGTGTGGTGATTTCTGGAATAGCCTCCTTAGCGCCAAGGTCATCAAGCAAACCTAATGCCTGCGCAGACAACCCGCGGACCTTTGGATCGTTATCCTGCAATAATCCGGTAATTTCCGGAATTACCTCTTTGGCATTCAGCGCAATAAGGCGTTTAGCAGCACTTTCTTGCTCGCTCCAGCCAGGGCCGGTTGTGATTTGAATCAGAGCTTCTTTTATCCGTTGCCGGCGGGCTTCATCTGCCGGCGGCGAGACGGGCGGGGTAATTTCCACTCCCAGCTCCTTGAGCGCCATCAGGGCCGCATCACGGACGCCTGAGTCCTTATGCTGTAACAATTTAGTAATAGCGGGGATGGCTTCCCTAGCATTAAGGTCAGCAAAAGTATAAATAGCCGTTACTCGCTCATCTCCGTTCGGAATTGTGAGTTGGATCAAAGCTTCTTGTATCTGCATCTGGCGTGATTTACTGATGACTGAGTGCACCCCGGCCGCGATTACGAGTAGTCCGGTCAATAAGATACTCAGCTTCAAGAATATATTCATGCTTACGTTCAACCTGTTCATTTGGACTCGGTGATTTCTATCAGCCAGAATTTGGTGGAGGACGTTTCTCCTGACGCCGTGCTGGCGGTCAGGACGATTACCTTGCCTGTTTCCACGTTCATCCGGCGCGATTGCTCGGAATAACAGCCATCGCTGGCGTCGGTCAGCGTCAGTGACAACGATACCATGGGCTGCTGGTACTGTTCGACTATGAATGAGGCCAGGACCACTTTTTCCACACCGTCATATTCGACCCTGACGGAGCCGAAGGTTCCGGGCTGGCCGTCAAGGACAAGGGTGCGGCCATTTACGACTTTGATATGCTCGCCCGTATCTGTTATCAAGGCCAGCGCTTCAGATAGGTGCTTGCCGACGCATACGGCTGATATCTTGTCGCGCTCTTTCGGGGAGTCGAAGGTGACCAGAGCGGCTTCGACCAGGAACTGTTCCGACGGCTGGTCTGCGGCGCCCAGCTCCCGGAGCGCGCGCCGGGCCGACTGGCGCACATTTGGCTTGGGGTCGTTCAGGAGCTTGGTTATTTCCGGGATAGATTCTTTGGCTTCCAACACGGCAAGGACATAAATGGCGGACCCGCGCACATTAGCATCCGAATCCGACAATAATCCGGTTATGTCCGGAATAGCTTCCTTAGCCTGCAGGTCGCAAATATCCATAAGGGCGCGCAGGCGCGTGCTGCTGTCCGGGATTGATAATGATTTCACGGCTTTTTGTATTAATGCCGCCTTTTCCTGCTCCTGACTGAACTGCTTGCCGGATACGACCATAGCCGCAGACATACAGCCCGGCAATAGTATCATCAAAACCAGCGTAACTGAGATGATTCGTATCATTTTATTAATCCTCTGTGCCCCTGCCTGCGCCAAGGCTTCGGCAAGCAGGTCTGTATCTTTGTGCCTGCCTATACTCCGGGCTCAGGTCTTGGCCGGATAAATGCCTTTCTTGGCCGTATGCCCGGTGACGAAGGCGTCTATCAGGTGCATCATCACGATAATAATCCCAAAGACGATGAGACCCTCTTTTGGGGCCTGGCCTTCTTCAAGAAGCGTCCCCAGCAGTGTCAGCCAGACGAATAAGGCGCCGACTATCTGCAGAACGGCCAGCCCGCGGTGGCCGAGATACCAGTCGCCCAGCCCGGGGAACAGCAGGGACAGGTTGAACGCCTTTCTGGGCGATTTGAACCCGCCTTTGCAGGACTCGCAGGACGGCGGATATTCCTTGACCGGTTCGTAGCAGTAGGGACAGAGGTGTTCCTTGCCCTGGGCCTCGGCCGGGGCCGGCGCCGAGGACAGGCCGGCGCTCATATCCTGTATCAGTTTCTGGATGAACTTGCGGTCGCGGTTGGGCAGGTTGGAGAATATTATTTCCTTTTTGTTCCTGAGCCGGACGACGCAGCTGCCGCCCAAGAAGGAGCGGTAGACCTTTTCAATGCGCTGGTATTGGAGCTGGCTCCGCAAGTCCCTGGGCTGGTTCGAGGTGTTAACGCTCATCAGGATGATGCGCCTGGTGGTGAAAATCACGGCCATACGGCTGATGAAATGCGACATCCAGCCGACAAAGTAGGCCTCCAGGAACGAATAATCGGTCCCCCAGGTGACGAAGTAGACCTTTTCGTCGGACTTGAGCATTAGCCTGAGTTTTTCGTCTATGCCTTTGAGCAGTTTGAGCTTCTTTTTGGAGTGGCGCCGGGCGAAGAAGCCGGAGTTATCGAAGACCTTGTCGAAGAGGTACGGCATCGAGTGCGACTTGAGCTCCAGCAACTGCTGGAACTTCTTGGCCGATTGGATGGTTGTTTCGTCCATAGAATAAGGCCTTTCTCTTAGTCGCTGTTAGTCATCCCGACACCGAAAGCCTTCGGGGGCGGGAGGGCGTTAGAGCTACTGTCTCCCTTTAGGGACAGCGACTTATTAGGGACAGTTCGAACACAATGAGTTACTGTCCCTTATCCCGTCTATTCCGACGGGAGATCCCGCGTATTCCCGCGGGATAAAAACCTTTAATCACGAATAATCACGAAGAAGATAATACTTTTTAGCCACTGATATTCACGGATTAATATTATTTAGTAAGAAAAAGATAATATCTTTCTTTTTAGGATTTACCACGCCTGCCTGCCTCCGGCAGGAATTAGCACGAAATTATATTTACGTTTTATGAAAGCCAATCTTTGGTTTGGGCGGTTCTTCGGGAGTTTCCATCAATTGCCTGATGGCGTCAAAGACCACCCGGAACTGGGCGTCGTATTTCTTTTCCAGCCCTTCGAGCTTGCGGGCCAGTTCTTTGTGCGTTGAGAGTATCTGGCGCAGTTTCACGAACGCCCGCATTATGGCGATGTTTACCTGGATGGCTCTTTCGCTGTTCAAAACGCTGGAAAGCATAGCCACTCCCTGTTCGGTAAAGGCGTAAGGCTGGTATTTAACGTGTTTGCCTCTGGCTGAACCTTCACCTTTTAAGGTCACAGTTTGTGACCTTAAAGGTTGCGCCTCTGGCCAGGTTAATTGGAACATGAAGTCTTCGGGAAACCTGGTAATATTGCGTTTTACCGCCTGGATTAATACCTTCGCTCCAACGCCATAAAGCTTGGCTAAATGAGTACTGAGCATTACCTTATGACCACGTATCAGGAATATCTTCTGCTCGATTATTTCCGCGGGTATCAAGTGGGTCATAATTTACACCATCGGCAAAGGCTGTTTTATTTCCCGGATTTTTTGTTACACTCGCTTATCATTGTGCGCATCTGGCCGGAGGATTCGCCGTCGGGTTTGTAATCCAAATAACGCTGGGCGTTCTGGGCGGCTTCCTTGAGGTTGCCTTTCTGGTAGTGACAGCAGGCCAGGCCCTGGTAGGCGCTGGTGGTATCCGGTTTCGACTGCAGGACGTTGTTGTAATCGTTGATGGCTTTGTCGAATTCGTTGGTGTTGTAGTAAGAGGCGGCCCGGGTGATGCCGGCGCCGGTGTCCCTGGGGTTGAGCCTGAGCGCCGCGGAAGTATCTTCGATGGCACGGACGTAGTCTTTTTTGCTATAATAGAGCGAGGCCCGGTTGGCATAAGCGCCGACGTTTTTGGGGTTGAGTTTGATGGCCTCATTCAGGTCTTTGATGGCCTGGTCTATCTGGCCGAGGGCGGCGTAACAGACGCCCCGGTTCGTATAGGCCTCGTAGTTGCTGGGGTCGACCTTGATGGCCTGGTCAAAGAGCTCGAGGGCCTGTTGGTAATCGCGCTGTCCGGCCGCGTTGATGGCCTCGGCCATAAACTTGTAGGCCTGCTCCTTGTTGGGCTTCGGCTTGGACTGGCTGGTGATGCCGGCCTGTTTTAGTTTGGCCAGCAATTCCTTGGCCGGGGCGAAATCGGGGTCGAGCCTGAGTATCAGCTCGACAACCCGCAGGGACATCCTCAGGTAACGCCGGTTGTAGCAGTCGTTGGCCAGCTTCATCAGCTCGGCGCACTGGGCGGCGCGGGCCTGGCGCAGTTCTTTGCCGGCGGTATCGACCCGGTCCAGCGCCCGGTTGGCCCGGCTGAGCAGGTCCTGCTCTTCCTTGGAAAGCTGGTGGCGCTGGCCGGAAAGCGACTTGCGGCAGAGCCGGTAGTTTTCCACGGCCCGGGTCTTTTGGCCGGTCTTCTCGCAGCATTCGGCCAGCTTGAACATAGCTTCGGGGAAATCGGGCTGGTATTCCAAAGCCCGTTCGAACTTGCGGGCGGCTTCGGCGAAATCGTTGTCCTTGGCGGCTTTGATGCCGGCTTTGTAGAACATTTCGGACAGCTCTTTGTCGTCATCGGCAGCCAGGGCGGGGATTAATGCGGCCAGGCAGAGAATCGATATAACCGTTATTCTGGTAAGCATTCCCGGCAGTATAATAAATTAATAAAATACGTCAAGAGAAGAATTATAAGTTAAGCCACAGATTACACGGATTAATACTTTTTAGCACGAACAGGACAATATTTTTTTAGCCACGCCTGCCCGAACTGACGGCCGGTCAGGCGGGGATATGCACGGATTAATACTGTTTAGTACGAAAGCTCGAAGCGGCACTAGCCCAGCCACCCATGTGGCTGGATAAGAAACTCTAATCCCGACAAGTCGGGAAAGAGGTCGAACTGCCATTAACCCAGTGCAAATATTATTAAGCCTGTTTTTTGCACTGGATAAGACCCGCTAACTCGCTATTGCTCGAAGCGGCTCTAATAAATCTTGACCACCCAATAGCCAAATGTTATAGAGTTGTGAAATGAGAATAGTATTTGCGGGCAGTTCAGGGCTGGCGGTGCCGTGTTTGAAGGCGTTGGCTGGCGCCGAGGGCCACGAGTTAGTCGGGATAATCACCCAGCCGGACCGGCCTAAGGGACGGGGCTTGAAGGAGTCGCAGACGCCGGTTAAG
This region of Candidatus Brocadiia bacterium genomic DNA includes:
- a CDS encoding HEAT repeat domain-containing protein is translated as MNIFLKLSILLTGLLVIAAGVHSVISKSRQMQIQEALIQLTIPNGDERVTAIYTFADLNAREAIPAITKLLQHKDSGVRDAALMALKELGVEITPPVSPPADEARRQRIKEALIQITTGPGWSEQESAAKRLIALNAKEVIPEITGLLQDNDPKVRGLSAQALGLLDDLGAKEAIPEITTLLKDKDSRVRKSALIALMKLDAKKSIPDIIQLLQNKEIFGVRNMAIEALWRLDAKEAIPDLAKLLQDNNQDIRRAARAALKELGTEVPEENKK
- a CDS encoding serine protease — encoded protein: MRRYTVSGLALIVGLLVFGFPIKGQSPQSPEILIVDLSKKAPSNPYQTEYEKMLYPTVRIKALFSMGTGVVIDDYIITAAHVVGNSSTVTIELFHPDNVKLEASVVITDTGKDLALLKPAKPLLYSARLAPKDYTPYIFSPIWTVGCSLGLTPRPSSGIISVIEDTYWEVSSPVLPGNSGGPVYTLVPSNDGNASTYEVIGIAVWVRIYKDQLITTMAGIVPISEIYEFLGNVPTE
- a CDS encoding HEAT repeat domain-containing protein — encoded protein: MIRIISVTLVLMILLPGCMSAAMVVSGKQFSQEQEKAALIQKAVKSLSIPDSSTRLRALMDICDLQAKEAIPDITGLLSDSDANVRGSAIYVLAVLEAKESIPEITKLLNDPKPNVRQSARRALRELGAADQPSEQFLVEAALVTFDSPKERDKISAVCVGKHLSEALALITDTGEHIKVVNGRTLVLDGQPGTFGSVRVEYDGVEKVVLASFIVEQYQQPMVSLSLTLTDASDGCYSEQSRRMNVETGKVIVLTASTASGETSSTKFWLIEITESK
- a CDS encoding HEAT repeat domain-containing protein, with product MNLFLRISIGLTFLAVLGGSILCTRMFRPPKPEPREIRIPKLIAQIEKYKGMQTGYDWDGPLVAARELAAFDAKEALPVLVKFLKDGYRVPCCCGSMLDGAIIKLGGKAVISDMLELLKSPDDIIRSAAVSILGGVGAQEAIPEITKLLSDPYSEVRGEAVYALMNLKAKESAPAIKKLLSDPEEFMRYRAQEALKELGVPEEKK
- a CDS encoding tetratricopeptide repeat protein; the encoded protein is MLTRITVISILCLAALIPALAADDDKELSEMFYKAGIKAAKDNDFAEAARKFERALEYQPDFPEAMFKLAECCEKTGQKTRAVENYRLCRKSLSGQRHQLSKEEQDLLSRANRALDRVDTAGKELRQARAAQCAELMKLANDCYNRRYLRMSLRVVELILRLDPDFAPAKELLAKLKQAGITSQSKPKPNKEQAYKFMAEAINAAGQRDYQQALELFDQAIKVDPSNYEAYTNRGVCYAALGQIDQAIKDLNEAIKLNPKNVGAYANRASLYYSKKDYVRAIEDTSAALRLNPRDTGAGITRAASYYNTNEFDKAINDYNNVLQSKPDTTSAYQGLACCHYQKGNLKEAAQNAQRYLDYKPDGESSGQMRTMISECNKKSGK
- a CDS encoding ORF6N domain-containing protein is translated as MTHLIPAEIIEQKIFLIRGHKVMLSTHLAKLYGVGAKVLIQAVKRNITRFPEDFMFQLTWPEAQPLRSQTVTLKGEGSARGKHVKYQPYAFTEQGVAMLSSVLNSERAIQVNIAIMRAFVKLRQILSTHKELARKLEGLEKKYDAQFRVVFDAIRQLMETPEEPPKPKIGFHKT